A genomic region of Sporolituus thermophilus DSM 23256 contains the following coding sequences:
- a CDS encoding metallophosphoesterase: protein MHIFAISDLHLSGDPPFKPMSVFGEHWHDHWTKIKADWLEKVTPDDIVLLPGDISWAMKLEEALPDLRAIDALPGRKVIVRGNHDYWWQTVSKMTRVVGGQITFLHNTFTPAGPFAICGSRGWTCPGDRSFIEAEDMPIYLRELNRVRATLTAAVQAGYRRHILMLHYPPVNDRHEPSGFTDLMEEFGVEICVFGHLHDEAIHTAPTGIFGGAACYLVSCDALDFKLKCIV from the coding sequence ATGCATATTTTTGCCATTTCCGACTTGCATCTTTCCGGCGACCCGCCGTTCAAACCCATGTCGGTGTTCGGCGAACACTGGCACGATCACTGGACGAAAATCAAAGCGGATTGGCTGGAAAAAGTAACGCCCGATGATATTGTCCTCCTGCCTGGCGATATTTCCTGGGCCATGAAGCTGGAGGAAGCTCTGCCCGACCTGCGGGCCATCGACGCCTTGCCTGGCCGCAAGGTCATCGTGCGCGGCAATCATGATTATTGGTGGCAGACTGTTTCCAAGATGACGCGGGTGGTAGGCGGCCAAATCACTTTTCTCCACAACACCTTTACACCCGCCGGTCCCTTTGCCATTTGCGGCAGCCGCGGATGGACCTGTCCCGGCGACCGCTCTTTTATTGAAGCCGAGGACATGCCTATCTACCTACGGGAGCTAAACCGGGTCCGCGCCACCCTTACCGCCGCCGTCCAGGCCGGCTACCGCCGCCACATCCTGATGCTGCATTATCCGCCGGTCAATGATCGCCATGAACCGAGCGGCTTTACCGACCTTATGGAAGAGTTCGGCGTGGAAATCTGCGTATTCGGCCACCTCCATGACGAAGCCATCCACACCGCGCCGACCGGTATTTTCGGCGGCGCCGCCTGCTACCTCGTTTCCTGTGACGCGCTGGACTTTAAGCTAAAATGTATCGTCTGA